Proteins encoded within one genomic window of Jiangella mangrovi:
- the sigJ gene encoding RNA polymerase sigma factor SigJ produces the protein MEPDHRTDPDRAADDGVIDTASADAAVEVQRHRPMLLGLAYRMLGSTGDAEDVVQDAYLRWRDVDRSEVREPRRYLSRTVTRLALDRLRERKAHASYVGPWLPDPVATAPSPFDPLETVEQRDSVSTATLYLMERLDPVERAVFVLRSAFDLPYAEIAEIVDRTPEHSRQLYHRAAARLGDDRRRFAPSRREHAVLLERFLVAAREGDLATLRSLLHDDAVAWTDGGGRAKAARNPVSGADKVARFFAGIHTRSRPAYELLELNGAPGAILQLYGGPQTLTFSIDDGRISALFLVTNPDKLGWLGR, from the coding sequence GTGGAACCGGATCACCGTACCGACCCGGACCGAGCCGCCGACGACGGTGTGATCGACACCGCGTCCGCCGACGCGGCCGTCGAGGTCCAGCGGCACCGGCCGATGCTCCTCGGCCTGGCCTACCGGATGCTGGGCTCGACCGGCGACGCCGAGGACGTCGTGCAGGACGCCTACCTGCGCTGGCGTGACGTCGACCGGTCGGAGGTGCGCGAGCCGCGCCGCTACCTGTCCCGGACGGTGACCCGGCTCGCCCTCGACCGGCTGCGCGAGCGGAAGGCGCACGCGAGCTACGTGGGGCCGTGGCTGCCGGACCCGGTGGCCACGGCCCCGTCGCCGTTCGACCCGCTCGAGACCGTCGAGCAGCGCGACTCGGTGTCGACGGCGACCCTCTACCTGATGGAGCGGCTGGACCCGGTCGAGCGCGCCGTGTTCGTGCTGCGCAGCGCGTTCGACCTGCCCTACGCGGAGATCGCCGAGATCGTCGACCGCACGCCCGAGCACAGCCGCCAGCTCTACCACCGAGCGGCCGCCCGGCTGGGCGACGACCGCCGCCGGTTCGCGCCCAGCCGCCGCGAGCACGCCGTCCTGCTCGAGCGCTTCCTCGTGGCGGCTCGCGAGGGCGACCTCGCCACGCTGCGGTCCCTGCTCCACGACGACGCGGTCGCCTGGACCGACGGCGGCGGCCGGGCGAAGGCGGCCCGCAACCCGGTGTCCGGTGCGGACAAGGTGGCCCGGTTCTTCGCCGGCATCCACACCCGCAGCCGTCCGGCGTACGAGCTGCTCGAGCTCAACGGCGCCCCCGGCGCGATCCTCCAGCTGTACGGCGGCCCCCAGACCCTCACCTTCAGCATCGACGACGGCAGGATCAGCGCGCTCTTCCTCGTCACCAATCCGGACAAGCTCGGCTGGCTCGGCCGGTAA
- a CDS encoding proline dehydrogenase family protein, producing MIASLARRALYALATSTELESVVRAVPPVQDLALSQARRYVAGTTLDEALVTVRRLVGDGLAVSLDLFGEGAADEEALAATVDGYREAAAALADVGGDVYLEIVPSHLGLDLGLDVCRRHVEQLVEFLPAGSRLEISAEEAERTPHIMDLTIALAEAGAPVLATVQANLRRSPGDVDRLLAAGVPVRLVKGAYLEAADIAHRWGDETGVAFVRLAHRIHAGGTPPLLATHDRVLLEALLEALPGAGVEMLLGVREDDARELAGRGVPVRVYAPYGDSWFRYWMRRVAEAQGA from the coding sequence GTGATCGCATCGCTCGCCCGCCGGGCCCTCTATGCCCTCGCGACCAGCACCGAGCTGGAGTCCGTCGTCCGCGCCGTCCCGCCGGTCCAGGACCTCGCGCTGTCCCAGGCGCGCCGCTACGTCGCCGGCACCACACTGGACGAGGCGCTGGTCACCGTCCGGCGGCTGGTCGGCGACGGCCTCGCGGTCAGCCTCGACCTGTTCGGCGAGGGCGCGGCCGACGAGGAGGCGCTGGCGGCAACGGTGGACGGCTACCGCGAGGCGGCGGCCGCGCTGGCCGACGTGGGCGGCGACGTGTACCTCGAGATCGTGCCGTCGCACCTCGGGCTGGACCTCGGGCTCGACGTCTGCCGCCGACACGTGGAGCAGCTGGTCGAGTTCCTGCCGGCCGGGTCGCGGCTCGAGATCAGCGCCGAGGAGGCCGAGCGCACGCCGCACATCATGGACCTCACGATCGCGCTGGCCGAGGCGGGCGCGCCGGTCCTGGCGACGGTCCAGGCGAACCTGCGCCGCAGCCCCGGCGACGTCGACCGGCTGCTGGCCGCCGGGGTCCCGGTCCGGCTGGTCAAGGGCGCCTACCTCGAGGCCGCCGACATCGCCCACCGCTGGGGCGACGAGACCGGCGTCGCATTCGTGCGGCTCGCGCACCGGATCCACGCGGGCGGCACGCCGCCGCTGCTGGCCACGCACGACCGGGTGCTGCTAGAGGCCCTGCTCGAGGCGCTGCCCGGCGCCGGGGTCGAGATGCTGCTCGGCGTCCGCGAGGACGACGCCCGCGAGCTGGCCGGCCGCGGCGTGCCGGTGCGCGTCTACGCACCGTACGGCGACAGCTGGTTCCGCTACTGGATGCGCCGGGTGGCCGAGGCGCAAGGGGCGTGA
- a CDS encoding phosphoketolase family protein: MLDEARHTIDDALLTRIDAWWRAANYLSVGQIYLLDNPLLREPLRAEHVKPRLLGHWGTSPGQNFLYAHLNRAIVQRDLDMIYLSGPGHGGPSLVSAAWLDGTYSEVYSGVGDDEAGLRELFRQFSFPGGIPSHVAPETPGSIHEGGELGYVLSHAYGAAFDNPGLIVAACVGDGEAETGPLATAWHSNKFLNPATDGAVLPILHLNGYKIANPAVLARIPRRELEHLMVGYGYTPYWFEAGFDDEDHLSIHRRFADLLNHALDQIAAAQNDFRAGEYDHRPDWPMIVFKTPKGWTGPREVDGHQVEDTYRSHQVPMSAVRGNDEYTRLLEQWMRSYRPEELFDDDGRLRADLRELSPSGPRRMSANPHANGGVLTRDLRLPEFREFAVDVPVPGGVIDEPTTVLGRWLAGVVSANPDNFLIMGPDETASNRLSAAVAAGGKRWLGETLPTDDSLSPTGRVFEMLSEHQCQGWLEGYLLTGRHGLFNCYEAFIHIIDAMFNQHAKWLKVTREIPWRAPVPSLNYLLSSHVWRQDHNGFSHQDPGFIDHVVNKKADVIRVYLPPDTNTLLSTYDHCLRSRDYVNVVVSGKQPGPQWLTMDEAIAHCTRGIGIWEWASTDGGEGEPDVVMACAGDVPTVETLAAVDLMRQHLPELRVRVVNVVDLMRLQDEHEHPHGLSAREFDALFTTDKPVVFAYHGYPWLIHRLTYRRTNHDNIHVRGYKEEGTTTTPFDMVMLNDLDRYHLVMDVIDRVPGLAGERAVLRQRMADARLRARQYTREHGTDLPEVADWAWPDARARGLPKRGGEDTAADFAATPGPVQGEQTEG; this comes from the coding sequence ATGCTCGACGAGGCCCGCCACACCATCGACGACGCCCTGCTCACCCGCATCGACGCGTGGTGGCGGGCGGCCAACTATCTCTCCGTCGGCCAGATCTACCTGCTGGACAACCCGCTGCTGCGCGAGCCGCTGCGCGCCGAGCACGTCAAGCCGCGGCTGCTCGGCCACTGGGGCACGTCGCCCGGGCAGAACTTCCTGTACGCGCACCTCAACCGGGCGATCGTCCAGCGCGACCTCGACATGATCTACCTCTCCGGCCCGGGGCACGGCGGCCCGTCGCTGGTGTCGGCGGCCTGGCTCGACGGCACCTACAGCGAGGTCTACTCCGGCGTCGGCGACGACGAGGCGGGCCTGCGCGAGCTGTTCCGCCAGTTCTCCTTCCCCGGCGGCATCCCCAGCCACGTGGCGCCCGAGACGCCCGGCTCGATCCACGAGGGCGGCGAGCTGGGCTACGTGCTGTCGCACGCCTACGGCGCCGCTTTCGACAACCCCGGGCTGATCGTGGCGGCCTGTGTCGGCGACGGCGAGGCCGAGACCGGCCCGCTGGCCACGGCCTGGCACAGCAACAAGTTCCTCAACCCGGCCACCGACGGCGCCGTGCTGCCGATCCTGCACCTCAACGGCTACAAGATCGCCAACCCGGCGGTGCTGGCCCGCATCCCGCGGCGCGAGCTGGAGCACCTCATGGTCGGCTACGGGTACACGCCCTACTGGTTCGAGGCCGGCTTCGACGACGAGGACCACCTGTCGATCCACCGCCGGTTCGCCGACCTGCTGAACCATGCGCTGGACCAGATCGCGGCCGCCCAGAACGACTTCCGCGCCGGCGAGTACGACCACCGGCCGGACTGGCCGATGATCGTCTTCAAGACGCCCAAGGGCTGGACCGGCCCGCGCGAGGTCGACGGCCACCAGGTCGAGGACACCTACCGGTCGCACCAGGTACCCATGAGCGCCGTCCGCGGCAACGACGAGTACACCCGGCTGCTGGAGCAGTGGATGCGCTCCTACCGGCCCGAGGAGCTGTTCGACGACGACGGCCGGCTCCGCGCCGACCTGCGCGAGCTGTCGCCGTCGGGACCCCGGCGGATGAGCGCGAACCCGCACGCGAACGGCGGTGTCCTCACCCGCGACCTGCGGCTGCCGGAGTTCCGCGAGTTCGCCGTCGACGTGCCGGTGCCCGGCGGGGTGATCGACGAGCCGACGACGGTGCTGGGCCGGTGGCTCGCCGGCGTCGTCAGCGCCAATCCGGACAACTTCCTCATCATGGGGCCGGACGAGACGGCGTCCAACCGGCTGTCGGCGGCCGTGGCGGCCGGCGGCAAGCGCTGGCTGGGCGAGACGCTGCCCACCGACGACTCGCTGTCGCCCACGGGCCGGGTGTTCGAGATGCTGTCGGAGCACCAGTGCCAGGGCTGGCTCGAGGGATACCTGCTGACCGGCCGGCACGGGCTCTTCAACTGCTACGAGGCGTTCATCCACATCATCGACGCCATGTTCAACCAGCACGCGAAGTGGCTGAAGGTGACCCGCGAGATCCCCTGGCGCGCGCCCGTCCCCTCGCTGAACTACCTGCTGTCGTCGCACGTCTGGCGCCAGGACCACAACGGCTTCTCGCACCAGGACCCCGGCTTCATCGACCACGTCGTCAACAAGAAGGCCGACGTCATCCGGGTCTACCTGCCGCCGGACACCAACACGCTGCTGTCCACGTACGACCACTGCCTGCGCAGCCGCGACTACGTCAACGTCGTCGTCTCCGGGAAGCAGCCCGGGCCGCAGTGGCTGACCATGGACGAGGCGATCGCCCACTGCACGCGCGGCATCGGCATCTGGGAGTGGGCCAGCACCGACGGCGGCGAGGGCGAGCCCGACGTCGTCATGGCCTGCGCCGGCGACGTGCCCACGGTCGAGACGCTGGCCGCCGTCGACCTCATGCGCCAGCACCTGCCGGAGCTGCGGGTGCGCGTCGTCAACGTCGTCGACCTCATGCGGCTGCAGGACGAGCACGAGCACCCGCACGGGCTGAGCGCCCGCGAGTTCGACGCGCTGTTCACCACGGACAAGCCGGTCGTGTTCGCCTACCACGGCTACCCGTGGCTGATCCACCGGCTGACCTACCGCCGCACCAACCACGACAACATCCACGTCCGCGGCTACAAGGAGGAGGGCACCACCACGACGCCGTTCGACATGGTGATGCTCAACGACCTCGACCGGTACCACCTGGTCATGGACGTCATCGACCGCGTGCCCGGGCTGGCCGGCGAGCGGGCGGTGCTGCGCCAGCGCATGGCCGACGCGCGCCTGCGGGCCCGCCAGTACACCCGCGAGCACGGCACCGACCTCCCCGAGGTGGCCGACTGGGCCTGGCCCGACGCGCGCGCCCGGGGGCTGCCGAAGCGGGGCGGCGAGGACACGGCGGCCGACTTCGCCGCGACGCCCGGCCCGGTGCAGGGCGAGCAGACGGAGGGTTGA
- a CDS encoding winged helix DNA-binding domain-containing protein: MTMTVRALNRATLARQLLLERASTDVAGAVRQLVALQAQHPASPYLALWNRVDGFDPAALDAAFADATVVKATLMRVTLHAVDAGDHLTFKQAMQPTLRGARLNDRRYAGAGLSHADAEAAIPQVLEFLASPRSNAECEAWLTARRGEPSTWLWWALRQFGPVVHAPTGPPWSFGARPSYVAPAHPPPLADDATAAAALAELFRRYVAGFGPVTMPDFAQFALVYRPQAKAAVEALADELEELAGPGGTVLHDLPGAPRPGEHVPAPPRLLGMWDSLLLAHADRGRVLPPEYRKLVIRSNGDTLPALLVDGFVAGVWRPADGGGIEAAAFHPLPAADWAGLSAEAAALTALLAERDPTVYRRYDRWWTGLPAAEVRVIGR, from the coding sequence ATGACGATGACCGTCCGGGCGCTCAACCGTGCCACGCTGGCCCGGCAGCTGCTGCTGGAGCGCGCGTCCACCGACGTGGCCGGCGCGGTCCGGCAGCTGGTCGCGCTGCAGGCCCAGCACCCGGCCTCGCCGTACCTCGCGCTGTGGAACCGGGTCGACGGCTTCGACCCTGCCGCCCTCGACGCCGCGTTCGCCGACGCGACTGTGGTCAAGGCGACCCTCATGCGCGTCACGCTGCACGCGGTGGACGCCGGCGACCACCTCACCTTCAAGCAGGCCATGCAGCCGACGCTGCGCGGAGCCCGGCTCAACGATCGCCGCTACGCCGGCGCCGGCCTGAGCCATGCCGACGCCGAGGCCGCCATCCCCCAGGTGCTCGAGTTCCTCGCATCACCGCGCTCCAACGCCGAGTGCGAGGCCTGGCTGACCGCACGCCGGGGCGAGCCCAGCACGTGGCTGTGGTGGGCGCTGCGGCAGTTCGGGCCGGTGGTGCACGCACCCACCGGCCCGCCGTGGTCGTTCGGCGCCCGGCCGTCGTACGTCGCGCCCGCCCACCCGCCGCCGCTCGCCGACGACGCCACCGCCGCGGCCGCCCTGGCCGAGCTGTTCCGCCGCTACGTCGCCGGCTTCGGGCCCGTGACGATGCCCGACTTCGCCCAGTTCGCGCTGGTCTACCGGCCGCAGGCCAAGGCGGCGGTCGAGGCCCTCGCGGACGAGCTGGAGGAGCTGGCCGGACCCGGGGGCACCGTGCTCCACGACCTGCCCGGCGCGCCCCGCCCGGGCGAGCACGTCCCCGCGCCGCCGCGGTTGCTGGGCATGTGGGACAGCCTGCTGCTGGCGCACGCCGACCGCGGCCGCGTACTCCCGCCCGAGTACCGCAAGCTGGTCATCCGCAGCAACGGCGACACCCTGCCGGCGCTGCTCGTCGACGGGTTCGTGGCCGGCGTGTGGCGCCCGGCCGACGGCGGCGGCATCGAGGCGGCCGCGTTCCACCCGCTGCCGGCGGCCGACTGGGCCGGGCTCTCGGCCGAGGCGGCCGCGCTGACGGCGCTGCTGGCCGAGCGCGACCCCACCGTCTACCGCCGCTACGACCGCTGGTGGACGGGGTTGCCGGCGGCCGAGGTGCGCGTGATCGGCCGCTAG
- a CDS encoding zinc-binding dehydrogenase: protein MRAAAQTAYGGPEVVRLTDADRPVAGPGELLVRVHATTVNRTDTAYRAGTPVFLRVVRPRGRILGTEYAGVVEETGAGVTGYAAGDRVFGYHEGGFGAHAEYLTVEADGFLAAIPDGVTFAQAAPATEGAHYAQSFIRRARIEPGMAVLVNGATGGIGSAAVQLLAAMDVAVTAVCATPHVELVRSLGARHVIDYTAEDFTRSAGGGFDAVFDAVGKATFGRCRRLLRPGGVYVSSELGPFAQNLGLALVTPLLRRRRVVFPVPLQRREMIEQLRDLLASGEFRPVIDRHYPLERIVEAHRYVDIGAKIGNVVIDVVR from the coding sequence GTGCGAGCGGCGGCGCAGACGGCCTACGGCGGGCCCGAGGTCGTCCGTCTGACCGACGCGGACCGGCCGGTCGCGGGCCCGGGCGAACTGCTGGTCCGGGTGCACGCGACGACGGTGAACCGCACCGACACGGCGTACCGGGCGGGCACGCCGGTGTTCCTGCGGGTCGTCCGCCCGCGCGGGCGGATCCTGGGCACGGAGTACGCCGGGGTGGTCGAGGAGACCGGCGCCGGCGTCACGGGCTACGCCGCCGGGGACCGCGTCTTCGGCTACCACGAGGGCGGGTTCGGCGCCCACGCCGAGTACCTCACGGTCGAGGCGGACGGCTTCCTGGCCGCGATCCCGGACGGCGTCACCTTCGCGCAGGCGGCCCCGGCCACCGAGGGCGCCCACTACGCGCAGTCGTTCATCCGCCGCGCCCGCATCGAGCCCGGCATGGCGGTGCTGGTCAACGGGGCGACCGGCGGCATCGGCTCGGCGGCCGTCCAGCTGCTGGCGGCCATGGACGTGGCGGTCACGGCGGTCTGCGCCACGCCGCATGTCGAGCTGGTCCGCTCGCTGGGGGCGCGTCACGTCATCGACTACACCGCCGAGGACTTCACCCGTTCTGCCGGCGGCGGGTTCGACGCGGTCTTCGACGCCGTCGGCAAGGCGACGTTCGGGCGCTGCCGTCGGCTGCTGCGCCCCGGCGGCGTCTACGTGAGCTCCGAGCTCGGCCCGTTCGCGCAGAACCTCGGCCTGGCCCTGGTCACGCCGTTGCTGCGACGTCGTCGCGTGGTGTTCCCGGTGCCGCTGCAGAGGCGGGAGATGATCGAGCAGTTGCGCGACCTGCTGGCCTCGGGGGAGTTCCGGCCCGTGATCGACCGGCACTACCCCCTGGAGCGGATCGTCGAGGCGCACCGCTACGTCGACATCGGCGCCAAGATCGGCAACGTCGTCATCGACGTGGTCCGGTAG
- a CDS encoding YceI family protein, with protein sequence MSFFTRRRVLIGVGGLAALVVLVIGGTYLYVNVISGDAPDPLALETNPPPASGGDVDLDGTWTVAGGSEAGYRVDEVLNGQDNTVVGRTSDVTGDITVAGGSATEGEITVDTTTITTDSGSRDSQFRGPILQTDEFPTSTFTLTSPVSLDGLEDGGPITVSATGDLKVRDVTHSIEVQLDVQRSGDGVQVAGSGEIQFADFDVDPPNLGFVKVEDHGTVEFLLTLSKG encoded by the coding sequence ATGTCGTTCTTCACCCGCCGCCGGGTCCTCATCGGCGTCGGCGGCCTTGCCGCACTCGTGGTGCTGGTGATCGGCGGGACGTATCTCTACGTCAACGTCATCAGCGGCGACGCGCCCGATCCCCTGGCCCTCGAGACGAACCCGCCGCCCGCCAGCGGCGGCGATGTGGACCTCGACGGCACCTGGACGGTCGCCGGCGGCTCCGAGGCCGGCTACCGCGTCGACGAGGTGCTCAACGGCCAGGACAACACCGTCGTCGGCCGGACCAGCGACGTCACGGGCGACATCACCGTCGCCGGCGGCTCGGCCACCGAGGGCGAGATCACCGTCGACACGACGACCATCACCACGGACAGCGGCAGCCGCGACAGCCAGTTCCGCGGCCCGATCCTGCAGACCGACGAGTTCCCGACCTCGACGTTCACGCTCACGTCGCCGGTCTCGCTGGACGGTCTCGAGGACGGCGGCCCGATCACCGTCAGCGCCACCGGCGACCTCAAGGTCCGCGACGTCACGCACTCCATCGAGGTCCAGCTCGACGTGCAGCGCTCCGGCGACGGCGTCCAGGTGGCGGGGTCCGGCGAGATCCAGTTCGCCGACTTCGACGTCGACCCGCCGAACCTCGGCTTCGTGAAGGTCGAGGACCATGGCACCGTCGAGTTCCTCCTGACGCTCAGCAAGGGCTGA
- a CDS encoding LppM family (lipo)protein, with amino-acid sequence MKRMRPVRALAVAAMAVALTGCIKVDMQLDVSDSDTVGGEIIFALSRDVSAMAEAMGEDPSEAFGDLSEDMPEGAQVEEYEDDDFVGQRVTFEDIALSEFSEGNEFTIAHEGEEIIVDGSLDMTEFDPETMAGELGGLGGDAGELGDMDQLMESLEMRVAITFPGEVTEHNGELDGTTVTWTPVPGEANEISARSADSGGGGGDGIPVWIWILIVVVVLGLAALLFFLSRNRNQAPPADESAAGYPGAVPPPPGGAPFGPGSAADAPTVTTEAPTAVQPPPPDQAAAPTQQTTPLPTDPPAQGGTPGQGGTPGQGGTPGQEPPAAPR; translated from the coding sequence ATGAAGCGAATGAGACCAGTGCGCGCTCTGGCGGTGGCTGCCATGGCGGTGGCCCTCACCGGGTGCATCAAGGTGGATATGCAGCTGGATGTGTCCGACAGCGACACGGTCGGCGGCGAGATCATCTTCGCGCTCAGCCGTGACGTGTCCGCGATGGCCGAGGCCATGGGCGAGGACCCGAGCGAGGCCTTCGGCGACCTCAGCGAGGACATGCCCGAGGGCGCGCAGGTCGAGGAGTACGAGGACGACGACTTCGTCGGGCAGCGAGTGACCTTCGAGGACATCGCGCTGTCGGAGTTCTCCGAGGGCAACGAGTTCACCATCGCCCACGAGGGCGAGGAGATCATCGTCGACGGCTCCCTCGACATGACCGAGTTCGACCCCGAGACCATGGCCGGCGAGCTCGGCGGCCTGGGCGGCGACGCCGGTGAGCTCGGCGACATGGACCAGCTCATGGAGTCGCTCGAGATGCGCGTCGCCATCACGTTCCCGGGCGAGGTCACCGAGCACAACGGCGAGCTCGACGGCACCACCGTCACCTGGACCCCGGTCCCCGGGGAGGCCAACGAGATCAGCGCCCGGTCCGCCGACTCCGGTGGCGGGGGCGGCGACGGCATCCCGGTCTGGATCTGGATCCTCATCGTCGTCGTGGTGCTGGGTCTGGCGGCGCTGCTGTTCTTCCTGTCGCGCAACCGCAACCAGGCGCCGCCGGCCGACGAGTCCGCCGCCGGCTACCCGGGCGCGGTCCCGCCGCCGCCCGGTGGCGCGCCGTTCGGGCCGGGAAGCGCCGCCGACGCGCCGACCGTCACCACCGAGGCCCCGACCGCGGTCCAGCCGCCGCCTCCGGACCAGGCCGCCGCGCCCACGCAGCAGACGACGCCGTTGCCGACGGATCCGCCGGCCCAGGGCGGGACGCCGGGCCAGGGCGGGACGCCGGGCCAGGGCGGGACGCCGGGCCAGGAGCCGCCGGCCGCGCCGCGCTGA
- a CDS encoding ABC transporter substrate-binding protein, translating to MRIVSLLPSTTEIIFALGAGDDVVGVTFECDFPPEARSRRIVSTSTLSEGLTPAEIDRLVARRMAAGEDLYHLDEGALAGLDADLVVTQDLCAVCAVDVTEVRDALAHLRCTADVLTVDPQDLGEVLGSIRLIGAATGTPDRADALVRELTGRLDAVRAKVAGRAPVPALVLEWTDPPFAPGHWVPDMVTAAGGACVLGTAGERSYRLDPGVLAGCGADVAVCAPCGFGLDESARLATELVRAGGLPDVPVWAVDANASFARPGPRLVDGVEALAAILHPDAAGEPDPALARRIA from the coding sequence ATGCGGATCGTGTCGCTCCTCCCGTCGACGACGGAGATCATCTTCGCCCTGGGCGCGGGCGACGACGTCGTCGGCGTGACGTTCGAGTGCGACTTCCCGCCCGAGGCACGCAGCCGTCGCATCGTCTCGACCAGCACCCTCTCCGAGGGCCTGACGCCCGCGGAGATCGACCGCCTCGTCGCCCGGCGCATGGCGGCCGGCGAGGACCTCTACCACCTCGACGAGGGCGCCCTGGCCGGGCTCGACGCCGACCTCGTCGTCACGCAGGACCTCTGCGCGGTGTGCGCCGTCGACGTCACCGAGGTGCGCGATGCCCTGGCCCACCTGCGCTGCACCGCCGACGTGCTCACCGTCGACCCGCAGGACCTCGGTGAGGTGCTCGGGTCGATCCGCCTCATCGGCGCCGCCACTGGCACGCCGGACCGGGCCGATGCGCTGGTACGCGAGCTGACCGGCCGCCTCGACGCCGTGCGGGCGAAGGTCGCCGGGCGCGCGCCGGTGCCCGCCCTGGTGCTGGAGTGGACCGACCCGCCGTTCGCGCCGGGGCACTGGGTGCCGGACATGGTGACGGCGGCCGGCGGCGCCTGCGTCCTGGGCACGGCGGGCGAGCGCTCCTACCGCCTCGATCCGGGCGTGCTCGCGGGCTGCGGCGCCGACGTCGCCGTGTGCGCACCCTGCGGCTTCGGCCTGGACGAGTCCGCGCGGCTGGCAACTGAGCTGGTCCGGGCCGGCGGGCTGCCCGACGTGCCGGTCTGGGCGGTCGACGCCAACGCCTCGTTCGCCCGGCCCGGCCCGCGCCTGGTCGACGGCGTCGAGGCGCTCGCGGCGATCCTGCACCCGGACGCCGCCGGCGAGCCCGACCCCGCGCTGGCGCGGCGGATCGCCTGA
- a CDS encoding peroxiredoxin, which translates to MDAGDTVDDFVLPDQSGTPRRLSELLASGPVVLFFYPAAMSRGCTAEACHFRDLSAEFAVAGAQPVGISADAVERQQAFDSGNDLGFPLLSDPGRTVAAQFGVARRFGALPVKRQTFVIGTDARVLGVVRSELAMEKHADRALEILRAAA; encoded by the coding sequence ATGGATGCCGGTGACACCGTCGACGACTTCGTCCTGCCGGACCAGTCCGGCACCCCGCGCCGGCTCAGCGAGCTGCTGGCCTCCGGTCCGGTCGTGCTGTTCTTCTATCCCGCCGCCATGAGCCGCGGCTGCACGGCCGAGGCCTGCCACTTCCGCGACCTGTCCGCCGAGTTCGCCGTCGCCGGTGCGCAGCCCGTCGGCATCAGCGCCGACGCCGTCGAGCGGCAGCAGGCCTTCGACTCCGGCAACGACCTCGGCTTCCCGCTGCTCAGCGACCCCGGCCGGACGGTGGCGGCGCAGTTCGGCGTCGCCCGGCGCTTCGGCGCGCTCCCGGTGAAGCGGCAGACGTTCGTCATCGGCACCGATGCGCGCGTGCTGGGTGTCGTGCGCAGCGAGCTGGCCATGGAGAAGCACGCCGACCGCGCCCTCGAGATCCTGCGCGCGGCCGCCTGA
- a CDS encoding PH domain-containing protein — MTTAVTEPVVLRHALGRAVAVVGWTAALGWLVAARPPGGTGLLFAAGASGLLWALCWRPAVVLDDDGVTVRNPLRDVRAGWAALDEAGFGWSLWLRAGDVTWHAAAAPGPASMSALYDRHVTAGGVLERDAVARAGQRPAPALLAVRQRWEARRAVAPGGLTVAPAVASIAVLASSAVLLVTAALTG; from the coding sequence ATGACGACAGCAGTCACGGAACCGGTCGTCCTGCGCCACGCGCTCGGCCGCGCCGTGGCCGTCGTGGGCTGGACGGCGGCGCTGGGCTGGCTGGTCGCCGCGCGGCCGCCGGGCGGCACCGGCCTGCTGTTCGCCGCGGGGGCGAGCGGCCTGCTCTGGGCGCTCTGCTGGCGCCCGGCCGTGGTCCTCGACGACGACGGCGTCACCGTCCGCAACCCGCTCCGCGACGTGCGGGCCGGCTGGGCCGCGCTCGACGAGGCCGGCTTCGGCTGGTCGCTGTGGCTGCGCGCCGGCGACGTCACCTGGCACGCGGCCGCCGCGCCCGGCCCGGCGTCGATGTCGGCGCTGTACGACCGGCACGTCACTGCGGGCGGGGTGCTCGAACGCGACGCCGTCGCCCGGGCGGGGCAGCGGCCGGCACCGGCGCTGCTGGCGGTGCGGCAGCGGTGGGAGGCACGGCGGGCGGTGGCTCCGGGCGGGCTGACGGTGGCGCCGGCGGTCGCGAGCATCGCCGTGCTGGCGTCCTCGGCCGTCCTGCTGGTGACGGCGGCCCTCACGGGCTGA